The sequence TCTAAACCATGTTGATCGACCGGAACGGTCAGAATCGTGGCGCCGGTTTTTCGAAAATTCATCGTAGCACCTGCCCAGGTCGTTTCGCCCGTTACGACGATGTCGCCGGATCGCAGTAAAATCTGGCTCGTCAGATGCAAACCCATAATGCTTCCACGAGTAATGAGTATGTTCTCGGGAGTAGTCCGCAGCCCTCGGGTTTCGTTCAGATGAAGAGAAAGCTGTTCTCGTAACAGCAGATGCCCTTTCGTATCGCCGTAACCGAAATGGGTCTGTGGATTTCCCCACCGGAAATACGAGCGATAAGCCCGGCTTAATTCGTCCATTGGAGCCAGTCGAATATCTGGGAACCCATCGTCGAGGTGTAAACCAGCCGAGTTAGTCAACACAGGCCGTATCAGAAAATTGAGCGAATCGAAGGCATAACCCGGCAGTGTTCCGGTGCTATCCGTTCCCAAAACGCTGGCTGTATTATCGTTGCTCGCCAATACTTGCGGTTTGATTTCAGGAAAATGAGCGGCCACATAGGTGCCACTGCCAGCCCGGCTTTCGAGCCAGCCCTGCGCCAAACCCTCATCATAAGCGGCTACAACCGTCTGCCGATTCAACTCAAGTAAGTCGGCCAGATGACGTGTTCCGGGCAATCGCTGGCCCGCCACGAGCGTTCCTGCGCGAATAAGCTGGCCCAGTTGTTCGCTTAACTGTAGAAAAACTGGGGTTGGCAATGTCTTGTCAACCTGAATCAGCGATTTGAATGGTGGCATAACTGGACTAGCAGAAATCTAAAAACTGGACGACTTAAGTAGGCCGGCAAATAACGACATTTGTTTTGAAAATGAACAGGGCATCTGATTTTGGGAAAGTTGTTGTCTACTTATCCGTATCGAACGTCCTGCCTAAAAATCACCAACGATGCAAACCGCCCGCACAACACCCAGTCGTTTAGCCAAGCGTGCTCATTACGACGAAGCCACAATTCACCCAATTCTGGACGAAGCACTTTTCTGCACGGTTAGCTTCGCCATCGATGGGCAGCCGA comes from Spirosoma aureum and encodes:
- a CDS encoding aminotransferase-like domain-containing protein, coding for MPPFKSLIQVDKTLPTPVFLQLSEQLGQLIRAGTLVAGQRLPGTRHLADLLELNRQTVVAAYDEGLAQGWLESRAGSGTYVAAHFPEIKPQVLASNDNTASVLGTDSTGTLPGYAFDSLNFLIRPVLTNSAGLHLDDGFPDIRLAPMDELSRAYRSYFRWGNPQTHFGYGDTKGHLLLREQLSLHLNETRGLRTTPENILITRGSIMGLHLTSQILLRSGDIVVTGETTWAGATMNFRKTGATILTVPVDQHGLDVDALARLCEQKGTIRMVFVTPHHHYPTTVTLRPDRRIRLLQLAEQYRFAILEDDYDYDFHYLSRPILPLASADREGMVVYVGSLTKSVAPAFRIGYVVAPTALIDELARLRRIIDRQGDPMLEFAIGQLFKSGDLKRHFRKALRTYHVRRDRFCELLTSELASTVQFTKPDGGMAVWARFDPAIDMDALATRAGQKGLFLSSGVFHNPPGHHLNGTRLGFASSTEEELERSVMVLRNVR